A stretch of Neisseria subflava DNA encodes these proteins:
- the ppk1 gene encoding polyphosphate kinase 1 has product MPEQNRILCRELSLLAFNRRVLAQAQDTKVPLLERLRFLCIVSSNLDEFFEVRMAWLKRENKLRPHQPLDNGKTAAETIEAVAKEAQALIREQYDLFNKVLQPALSRAGIHFYRRHKWTAAQKKWIENYFDNELLPILTPIGLDPSHPFPRPLNKSLNFAVELEGTDAFGRPSGMAIVQAPRILPRVVPMPSEICGGDAGFVFLSSILHAHVGKLFPGMKVKDCHQFRLTRDSDLTVDEEDLKNLRAAIQNELHDREYGDGVRLEVADTCPAHIHDFLLAQFKLTSAELYQVKGPVNLVRLNAVPDLVDRPDLKFPPRNAGRLKALRKNGSVFKLVKQSPILLHHPYQSFDPVVHMIREAAADPDVLAVKMTIYRTGSNSELVRALMKAALAGKQVTVVVELMARFDEANNVNWAKQLEEAGAHVVYGVFGYKVHAKMALVIRREDGVLKRYAHLGTGNYHQGTSRIYTDFGIITADEQITADVNTLFMEITGLGKPGRLNKLYQSPFTLHKMVIDRIKQETEHAKAGKPARITAKMNSLIEPSVIDALYQASVAGVQIDLIVRGMCTLRPGVKGLSENIRVCSIIGRQLEHSRVYCFHNNGADDTFISSADWMGRNFFRRIEVATPITTPELKERVIREGLEMALEDNTQAWLMQPDGSYVRTQPQDGEPAFGLQEGLWKIYGR; this is encoded by the coding sequence ATGCCCGAGCAAAACCGCATTCTTTGCCGAGAACTCAGCCTGTTGGCGTTTAACCGTCGTGTACTGGCTCAGGCGCAGGATACGAAAGTTCCTTTGTTGGAACGTTTGCGTTTCCTGTGCATCGTGTCTTCCAATTTGGACGAATTTTTTGAAGTGCGCATGGCGTGGTTGAAACGCGAAAACAAATTGCGCCCTCATCAGCCGCTCGACAACGGCAAAACCGCGGCCGAAACCATCGAAGCGGTGGCGAAAGAGGCACAGGCCTTGATTCGCGAGCAGTACGATTTGTTTAACAAAGTATTGCAGCCTGCACTCAGCCGCGCCGGTATTCATTTCTATCGCCGCCACAAATGGACGGCCGCGCAGAAAAAATGGATCGAAAACTATTTTGACAACGAGCTGTTGCCCATTCTCACGCCCATCGGCCTTGATCCGTCACACCCATTCCCGCGCCCGTTAAACAAATCGCTCAACTTCGCCGTCGAACTCGAAGGCACGGATGCGTTCGGCCGTCCGTCAGGAATGGCGATTGTACAGGCTCCGCGCATTTTGCCGCGCGTCGTCCCCATGCCGTCTGAAATTTGCGGCGGTGATGCAGGCTTTGTGTTCTTGTCTTCGATTTTGCACGCCCATGTCGGCAAACTCTTTCCCGGCATGAAGGTTAAAGACTGCCATCAGTTCCGCCTCACGCGCGACAGTGATTTGACGGTCGATGAAGAAGATTTGAAAAACCTGCGTGCCGCGATTCAAAACGAGTTGCACGACCGCGAATACGGCGACGGCGTGCGCTTGGAAGTGGCGGATACTTGTCCGGCGCATATTCACGATTTCCTGCTTGCCCAGTTCAAGCTGACTTCTGCCGAGCTGTATCAGGTCAAAGGGCCGGTCAATTTGGTGCGCCTCAATGCCGTCCCCGATTTAGTGGACAGGCCGGATTTGAAGTTTCCGCCGCGCAATGCAGGCCGTCTGAAAGCCTTGCGCAAAAACGGCTCCGTGTTCAAACTGGTCAAACAGTCGCCGATTTTGCTGCACCACCCGTATCAGTCCTTCGATCCCGTCGTCCACATGATACGTGAAGCAGCAGCCGATCCGGATGTATTGGCCGTCAAAATGACCATCTACCGCACCGGTAGCAATTCCGAGCTTGTGCGCGCATTGATGAAGGCCGCGCTGGCGGGCAAACAGGTTACCGTCGTTGTCGAACTGATGGCGCGTTTTGACGAAGCCAACAACGTCAACTGGGCGAAACAGCTGGAAGAGGCGGGCGCGCACGTCGTGTACGGCGTATTCGGCTACAAAGTCCATGCCAAAATGGCTTTGGTTATCCGCCGCGAAGACGGTGTGCTCAAGCGTTATGCTCACCTCGGTACCGGAAACTACCACCAAGGCACATCGCGCATCTACACTGACTTCGGCATCATCACCGCCGACGAACAAATCACTGCCGATGTGAACACTTTATTTATGGAAATTACAGGCTTGGGCAAGCCGGGCCGTCTGAACAAGCTCTATCAAAGCCCGTTTACCCTGCACAAAATGGTCATCGACCGCATCAAGCAGGAAACCGAACACGCCAAAGCAGGCAAACCGGCGCGGATTACCGCCAAGATGAACTCCCTCATCGAGCCGAGCGTAATTGATGCGCTGTATCAAGCCAGCGTGGCAGGCGTGCAAATCGACCTGATTGTGCGCGGTATGTGTACTTTGCGTCCGGGTGTAAAAGGCTTGTCCGAAAATATCCGCGTCTGTTCCATTATCGGCCGCCAACTTGAACACTCGCGCGTGTATTGTTTCCATAACAACGGCGCAGACGATACCTTTATCTCCAGCGCCGACTGGATGGGGCGCAACTTCTTCCGCCGCATTGAAGTCGCCACACCGATTACCACCCCCGAACTCAAAGAACGCGTGATCCGTGAAGGTTTGGAAATGGCCTTGGAAGACAATACCCAAGCTTGGCTGATGCAGCCTGACGGCAGCTATGTCCGCACCCAGCCGCAAGACGGCGAGCCTGCGTTTGGTTTGCAGGAAGGTTTGTGGAAAATATACGGACGTTGA
- a CDS encoding Rne/Rng family ribonuclease, protein MKRMLFNATQAEELRVAIVDGQNLLDLDIETLGKEQRKGNIYKGIITRIEPSLEACFVDYGTDRHGFLPFKEVSRSYFRDYEGGRARIQDVLKEGMEVIVQVEKDERGNKGAALTTFISLAGRYLVLMPNNPRGGGVSRRIEGEERQELKAAMAELDIPNGMSIIARTAGIGRSAEELEWDLNYLKQLWQAIEEAGKAHHDPYLLFMESSLLIRAIRDYFRPDIGEILVDNQEVYDQVAEFMSYVMPSNVGRLKLYQDHTPLFSRFQIEHQIESAFSRSVSLPSGGAIVIDHTEALVSIDVNSARATRGSDIEDTAFKTNMEAAEEVARQMRLRDLGGLVVIDFIDMENPKHQRDVENVLRDALKKDRARVQMGKLSRFGLLELSRQRLKPALGESSHVACPRCAGTGVIRGIESTALHVLRIIQEEAMKDNTGEVRAQVPVDVATFLLNEKRAELFAMEERLDVNVVLIPNIHLENPHYEINRIRIDDVEEDGEPSYKRVAEPEEDESAKPFGSEKAKASRPEPAVKGVRHTQPAPTVAPEKKASWWDSFKAWLKRIFGGEPAPAAVAPEPAEKRTTTNRSQNSNRRSNSRRQNPRRNNKHDGSKVEVREVNAEAADSKVEENKSNESRNDERKDSRRNRNRNNRRDDRNNERNRVEEVVEDVNVQEVAALAEMPSETQAEQNGNKRRRNNGRNERNRHQSAENRVEDVNVQADGKQAQVEADDNARSEEGVKNNGRQGRERNNRQRNNRNDRRSNSKKRNIPSSAKIEQYLNITDTADKVLFAVAHVLGLNKTVEVANATLSSESDQAEPLVIVVSEPEVTSAEPFVFAIESEDEPAVAQTEGADAEQALLASAVSNVKEAIAAVLSPNETAVAEVAEPVETATETVVTQTEAVAETAPVAAVLPEGLGDLIFVETDPQAVAAFAAQPQPEPVAKTRRSDVPKVEVEDVAVEMILVETRKD, encoded by the coding sequence ATGAAAAGAATGTTATTCAACGCAACGCAGGCCGAAGAGCTGCGCGTTGCCATTGTCGATGGCCAAAACCTTTTGGACTTGGACATCGAAACGCTGGGCAAAGAACAGCGTAAAGGCAATATCTACAAAGGTATCATTACCCGCATCGAGCCGTCGCTGGAAGCGTGTTTCGTCGATTACGGAACCGACCGCCACGGCTTTTTGCCGTTTAAGGAAGTATCGCGTTCATATTTCCGCGACTACGAAGGCGGCAGGGCGCGTATTCAGGACGTGCTCAAAGAGGGCATGGAAGTTATCGTCCAAGTCGAAAAAGACGAGCGCGGCAACAAAGGCGCGGCACTGACCACTTTCATCAGCCTGGCCGGCCGCTATTTGGTATTGATGCCGAACAATCCGCGCGGCGGCGGCGTATCCCGTCGTATCGAAGGCGAAGAACGTCAAGAATTGAAAGCCGCCATGGCCGAACTCGACATTCCAAACGGCATGAGCATCATTGCCCGTACTGCCGGCATCGGCCGTAGTGCGGAAGAGTTGGAATGGGACTTGAACTACCTCAAACAACTCTGGCAAGCCATTGAAGAAGCAGGCAAAGCACATCATGACCCTTACCTGCTCTTCATGGAAAGCTCGCTGCTGATTCGTGCGATTCGAGACTATTTCCGTCCCGATATCGGCGAGATTTTGGTGGATAATCAAGAAGTTTATGACCAAGTTGCCGAGTTCATGAGCTACGTCATGCCGAGCAATGTAGGCCGTCTGAAACTCTATCAAGACCACACGCCGCTGTTCTCCCGTTTCCAAATCGAACACCAAATCGAAAGCGCGTTCTCACGCAGCGTCAGCCTGCCTTCCGGCGGCGCGATTGTGATCGACCACACCGAAGCCCTGGTTTCCATCGACGTCAACTCTGCACGTGCCACACGCGGCTCGGACATCGAAGACACCGCGTTCAAAACCAATATGGAAGCCGCCGAAGAGGTCGCCCGTCAAATGCGCCTGCGCGACTTGGGCGGTTTGGTCGTCATCGACTTCATCGACATGGAAAATCCGAAACACCAACGCGATGTTGAAAACGTCCTGCGCGACGCGCTCAAAAAAGACCGCGCCCGCGTGCAAATGGGCAAACTTTCGCGTTTCGGCCTTTTGGAATTGAGCCGCCAACGTTTGAAACCGGCTCTGGGCGAAAGCAGCCATGTCGCGTGTCCGCGCTGTGCCGGTACCGGCGTCATCCGCGGCATCGAATCCACCGCCCTGCATGTTTTGCGCATCATTCAAGAAGAAGCAATGAAAGACAACACCGGCGAAGTACGCGCACAAGTGCCTGTCGATGTCGCCACCTTCCTGTTGAACGAAAAACGTGCCGAGCTGTTTGCGATGGAAGAGCGTTTGGATGTGAATGTCGTCCTGATTCCAAACATTCACTTGGAAAATCCGCACTACGAAATCAACCGCATCCGCATTGATGACGTAGAAGAAGACGGCGAACCGAGCTACAAACGCGTCGCCGAGCCGGAAGAAGACGAATCCGCCAAACCTTTCGGCAGCGAAAAAGCCAAAGCTTCCCGTCCTGAGCCGGCTGTCAAAGGAGTACGCCATACACAGCCTGCACCGACTGTTGCCCCTGAGAAAAAAGCCTCTTGGTGGGACAGCTTCAAAGCTTGGTTGAAACGCATTTTCGGCGGCGAGCCTGCACCTGCCGCAGTTGCTCCAGAGCCTGCCGAAAAACGCACTACAACCAACCGCAGCCAAAACAGCAACCGCCGTTCAAACAGCCGCCGTCAAAATCCACGCCGCAACAACAAACACGACGGCAGCAAAGTCGAAGTGCGCGAAGTGAATGCCGAAGCTGCCGACAGCAAGGTTGAAGAAAACAAATCAAACGAAAGCCGCAACGACGAGCGTAAAGACAGTCGCCGCAACCGCAACCGTAACAACCGCCGTGATGATCGCAACAACGAGCGCAACCGTGTTGAGGAAGTGGTTGAAGACGTAAACGTTCAAGAAGTGGCTGCACTGGCTGAGATGCCGTCTGAAACCCAAGCGGAACAAAACGGCAATAAACGCCGCCGCAACAACGGCCGTAACGAGCGCAATCGTCATCAATCTGCGGAAAACCGTGTTGAGGACGTGAATGTTCAAGCCGATGGCAAACAGGCGCAAGTTGAAGCGGACGACAACGCCCGCAGCGAAGAGGGTGTGAAAAACAACGGCCGTCAAGGACGCGAACGCAACAACCGTCAGCGCAACAACCGCAACGACCGCCGTTCCAACAGCAAAAAACGCAATATTCCGTCTTCGGCAAAAATCGAGCAATACCTGAACATTACCGATACCGCCGACAAAGTTCTCTTTGCCGTAGCGCATGTTTTAGGTTTGAACAAAACGGTTGAAGTTGCAAATGCAACATTGTCTTCTGAAAGCGACCAAGCCGAGCCGCTGGTGATTGTGGTATCCGAGCCTGAAGTGACCAGCGCAGAGCCATTCGTATTTGCGATTGAAAGCGAAGACGAGCCTGCCGTAGCGCAAACTGAAGGCGCTGATGCCGAACAAGCCCTGCTTGCTTCTGCAGTCAGCAACGTCAAAGAAGCCATTGCTGCAGTATTGTCTCCGAATGAAACAGCCGTTGCAGAAGTCGCAGAACCGGTTGAAACAGCAACTGAAACTGTGGTAACGCAAACTGAGGCCGTAGCTGAAACAGCACCTGTTGCCGCTGTTTTGCCGGAAGGTTTGGGCGATTTGATTTTCGTTGAAACCGATCCGCAAGCCGTTGCCGCTTTTGCCGCGCAGCCACAACCTGAACCGGTTGCCAAAACACGCCGTTCGGATGTGCCTAAAGTAGAAGTGGAAGACGTAGCAGTCGAAATGATTTTGGTGGAAACACGCAAAGATTAA
- a CDS encoding prolyl oligopeptidase family serine peptidase, giving the protein MKSYPDSYLHFENLESPETQEFAAAAHAETRARFLENDKARALSDGILAQLQDTRQIPFCQEHRARMYHFHQDAEYPKGVYRVCTAATYRSGYPEWKILFSVADFDELLGDDVYLGGVSHLVEKPNRALLTLSKSGGDTAYTLEVDLEAGELVEGGFHFPAGKNHVSWRDENSVWVCPAWDERQLTESGYPREVWLVERGKSFEESLPVYQIAEDGMMVNAWRYLDPQGSPIDLIEASDGFYTKTYLQVSAEGEAKLLNLPNDCDVVGYLAGHLLLTLRKDWNRANQSYPSGALVAVKLNRGELGAAQLLFAPDETQALESVETTKRFVVASLLENVQGRLKAWRFTDGKWQEVELPRLPSGALEMTDQPWGGDVVYLAASDFTTPLTLFALDLNVMELTVMRRQPQQFDSDGINVQQFWTTSADGERIPYFHVGKNATPDTPTLVYAYGGFGIPELPHYLGSVGKYWLEEGNAFVLANIRGGGEFGPRWHQAAQGISKHKSVDDLLAVVRDLSKRGMSSPKHIGLQGGSNGGLITAAAFVREPQSIGALVCEVPLTDMIRYPLLSAGSSWTDEYGNPQKYEVCKRWLGELSPYHNLSDGINYPPALITTSLSDDRVHPAHALKFYAKLRETSPQSWLYSPDGGGHTGNGTQRESADELACVLLFLKEFLG; this is encoded by the coding sequence ATGAAATCTTACCCCGATTCCTATCTTCATTTTGAAAACCTCGAATCTCCCGAAACGCAAGAGTTTGCCGCTGCGGCGCATGCCGAAACGCGCGCCCGTTTTTTAGAAAACGACAAGGCGCGCGCATTGTCCGACGGCATTTTGGCTCAGTTGCAGGATACGCGGCAGATTCCGTTTTGTCAGGAACACCGCGCGCGGATGTACCATTTCCATCAGGACGCGGAGTATCCGAAGGGCGTGTACCGCGTGTGTACGGCGGCGACTTACCGTTCCGGCTATCCTGAGTGGAAAATCCTGTTTTCAGTGGCGGATTTCGATGAATTGCTCGGCGACGATGTGTATTTGGGCGGCGTTTCGCACTTGGTGGAAAAGCCCAACCGCGCGTTGTTAACACTGAGCAAATCGGGCGGCGATACGGCGTACACGCTGGAAGTGGATTTGGAAGCAGGGGAGTTGGTAGAAGGCGGTTTTCACTTTCCGGCAGGCAAAAACCATGTGTCGTGGCGCGATGAAAACAGCGTTTGGGTGTGTCCGGCTTGGGACGAACGCCAGTTGACCGAATCAGGCTATCCGCGCGAAGTGTGGCTGGTGGAACGGGGCAAAAGTTTCGAGGAAAGCCTGCCGGTGTATCAAATTGCCGAAGACGGCATGATGGTGAACGCGTGGCGTTATCTCGATCCGCAGGGTTCGCCGATTGATTTGATTGAAGCGTCCGACGGTTTTTATACCAAGACGTATTTGCAGGTCTCAGCCGAAGGCGAGGCGAAACTGTTAAACTTGCCCAACGATTGCGACGTAGTCGGCTATCTGGCCGGACATCTTTTGCTGACGTTGCGAAAAGATTGGAACCGCGCAAACCAAAGCTATCCGAGCGGCGCGCTGGTGGCGGTGAAGCTGAATCGGGGCGAACTCGGGGCGGCGCAGCTTTTGTTTGCGCCCGATGAAACGCAGGCATTGGAAAGCGTGGAAACGACCAAGCGTTTTGTGGTGGCGAGCCTTTTGGAAAACGTACAAGGCCGTCTGAAAGCGTGGCGCTTTACTGATGGCAAATGGCAGGAAGTCGAGTTGCCGCGCCTGCCTTCGGGTGCGTTGGAAATGACCGACCAACCGTGGGGCGGCGACGTGGTGTACCTTGCCGCCAGCGATTTCACCACGCCGCTGACGCTGTTTGCGCTGGATTTGAACGTGATGGAACTGACCGTCATGCGCCGTCAGCCGCAGCAGTTTGATTCAGACGGCATCAACGTGCAGCAGTTTTGGACGACTTCGGCCGACGGCGAGCGCATTCCTTATTTCCACGTCGGCAAAAACGCCACGCCCGACACGCCGACTTTGGTTTATGCCTACGGCGGTTTCGGCATTCCCGAATTGCCGCATTATCTCGGCAGTGTCGGCAAATATTGGCTGGAAGAGGGCAATGCCTTTGTATTGGCAAACATCCGTGGCGGCGGCGAATTCGGCCCGCGCTGGCATCAGGCGGCGCAGGGAATCAGCAAACACAAAAGCGTTGATGATTTGCTTGCCGTCGTGCGCGATTTGTCCAAACGCGGCATGAGTTCGCCCAAACACATCGGTTTGCAGGGCGGCAGCAACGGCGGCCTGATTACCGCCGCCGCCTTCGTGCGCGAACCGCAAAGCATCGGCGCGCTGGTGTGCGAAGTACCGCTGACCGACATGATCCGTTATCCGCTGCTGTCCGCCGGTTCAAGTTGGACGGACGAATACGGCAATCCGCAAAAATACGAAGTCTGCAAACGCTGGCTGGGCGAATTGTCTCCGTATCACAATCTTTCAGACGGCATCAATTATCCGCCAGCGCTCATTACCACCAGCCTCAGCGACGACCGCGTCCATCCCGCCCACGCGCTCAAGTTCTACGCCAAACTGCGCGAAACCTCGCCGCAATCTTGGCTCTACTCACCTGACGGCGGCGGCCATACCGGCAACGGCACCCAACGCGAATCCGCCGATGAGCTTGCCTGCGTGTTGCTATTTTTGAAAGAGTTTTTGGGGTAG
- a CDS encoding DUF389 domain-containing protein produces the protein MQDQEESKNQEIQEKQKQEDNGAMTKLQDVFNLAHDQAHPDKIDAAIRANTRVSGPNMWVLMFAIAVASIGLNVNSTAVVIGAMLISPLMGPIVGMGYGAAVGDTALIRQAARNIIVFIVISLITATLYFLLTPLKEAQSEILARTQPTLWDVLIAFFGGSAGIVALTRKEGGNAIPGVAIATALMPPLCTAGYGLAHGNWHYFLGASYLFAINCVFIAFATLLFSKLLKLPRRGLVSETKRRLHRIIITAVVLTVMIPSGYMASRLVSQEIFNTRANAAIATAKQQEGFFVLRKMLNYRENKVDLIVNGTGNAEKISALLVKSLEASGVKEPKVNVVYAGGDNAKIEELLASQNNPVQQQNELKEQQAYIDTVLAGKASDIDDAAVLKELKAQYPEAEKIIVGRGLAWNKAQTTPVSEQSESQKNAEPKTDTYDDIVIVSLELEQPLPAKDYERMQAWLRQRYEGKVVRILQTHKPQTDKPSQTDKPSNE, from the coding sequence ATGCAAGATCAGGAAGAAAGTAAAAATCAGGAAATACAAGAAAAGCAGAAACAAGAAGACAATGGTGCCATGACCAAACTGCAAGATGTGTTCAACCTTGCACATGACCAAGCTCATCCTGACAAAATCGATGCTGCCATCCGTGCCAATACGCGGGTATCTGGACCTAACATGTGGGTATTAATGTTTGCCATTGCCGTGGCGAGTATCGGTTTGAATGTAAACAGCACGGCAGTAGTGATCGGGGCGATGTTGATTTCCCCGTTAATGGGGCCGATCGTCGGTATGGGTTACGGTGCCGCGGTAGGCGATACTGCACTGATCCGCCAAGCAGCACGCAATATTATTGTGTTCATCGTCATCAGTTTGATTACCGCTACGTTGTATTTCCTGTTAACCCCGCTTAAAGAGGCGCAAAGCGAGATTTTGGCGCGTACTCAGCCGACCCTTTGGGATGTGTTGATTGCCTTCTTCGGCGGTAGTGCGGGTATTGTGGCGCTGACCCGAAAAGAGGGAGGCAATGCCATACCGGGTGTGGCGATTGCTACCGCATTGATGCCACCCCTGTGTACTGCGGGCTACGGACTGGCACATGGCAACTGGCACTACTTTCTCGGTGCTTCATATCTTTTTGCCATCAACTGCGTATTCATCGCTTTTGCGACCTTGTTGTTTTCCAAGCTGCTCAAGCTGCCGCGCAGGGGGCTGGTAAGTGAGACCAAACGCAGACTACACCGTATTATTATCACAGCCGTAGTGTTGACAGTGATGATTCCGAGCGGATATATGGCATCAAGACTGGTGAGTCAGGAAATCTTCAACACCAGAGCCAATGCTGCCATTGCCACTGCGAAGCAACAGGAAGGTTTTTTCGTACTGCGTAAGATGTTGAACTATAGAGAAAATAAAGTCGATCTGATTGTCAATGGAACGGGCAATGCCGAGAAAATTTCCGCCTTGCTGGTGAAAAGCCTTGAAGCGTCAGGTGTGAAAGAGCCGAAGGTCAACGTGGTCTATGCGGGAGGGGACAATGCCAAAATCGAAGAATTGCTGGCAAGCCAAAACAACCCGGTTCAGCAGCAAAATGAGCTGAAAGAGCAACAGGCCTATATCGATACCGTACTGGCAGGCAAAGCCTCCGACATCGACGATGCAGCGGTACTTAAGGAATTAAAAGCCCAATATCCGGAAGCGGAAAAAATCATTGTCGGACGCGGCTTGGCTTGGAATAAAGCGCAAACAACGCCTGTTTCCGAACAGTCTGAAAGCCAAAAAAACGCAGAACCGAAGACAGATACATATGACGATATCGTCATTGTCTCTCTCGAATTGGAGCAGCCACTACCTGCCAAAGATTACGAGCGGATGCAGGCGTGGTTACGCCAGCGTTATGAGGGTAAGGTAGTGCGCATATTGCAAACGCACAAGCCTCAGACAGATAAACCGTCTCAGACAGATAAACCGTCTAACGAATAA
- the mscL gene encoding large conductance mechanosensitive channel protein MscL yields the protein MSIASEFKEFIMRGNVVDLAVGMVVGTAFSGIVKSLVDDVIMPPIGLLIGGVDFSNLFITLKDGAQAAPAEGYANLAAAQAAGAVTLNIGLFINTVISFLIVAAAIFCVVKAINSVKKTEAPAEEAPAEPSEEVLLLREIRDSLNKN from the coding sequence ATGTCAATCGCTTCAGAATTTAAAGAATTTATTATGCGTGGTAACGTTGTCGACCTCGCAGTCGGTATGGTTGTCGGTACAGCATTCAGCGGCATCGTCAAATCATTGGTTGACGATGTAATCATGCCTCCTATCGGTCTGTTGATCGGCGGCGTTGATTTCTCCAACCTGTTCATCACGCTGAAAGACGGCGCACAAGCCGCTCCTGCTGAAGGTTACGCCAACCTGGCAGCCGCTCAAGCAGCCGGTGCCGTTACCCTGAACATCGGTCTGTTCATCAACACTGTAATCAGCTTCCTGATCGTTGCCGCTGCCATCTTCTGCGTGGTTAAAGCCATCAACTCTGTGAAAAAAACCGAAGCTCCTGCTGAAGAAGCACCGGCAGAGCCTAGCGAAGAAGTTCTGTTGTTGCGCGAAATCCGTGACTCCCTGAACAAAAACTAA
- a CDS encoding RluA family pseudouridine synthase → MHAIRKDSVSLIAVAEHEEGQRLDNYLIKILKGVPKSHIHRIIRAGEVRLNKKRCNPDNRIQAGDTVRIPPIRIAEKQRPSESQAAPAREFNIVYEDDALLVINKPSGVAVHGGSGVSFGVIEQIRRARPEARYLELVHRLDKDTSGLLMIAKKRSALVKLHEAIRNDHPKKIYLALGVGRLPNDRFHIKLPLFKYTGAQGEKMVRVSEDGQSAHTIFRVLNRFSDGLLHQVGLSDLTFVEATLKTGRTHQIRVHLQSQDCPIAGDERYGDYQANKRLQKLGLKRMFLHASELHLAHPLTGEKLILKAPLPQELAQFVVMLENQEKAV, encoded by the coding sequence ATGCACGCAATACGCAAAGATTCAGTCAGCCTGATTGCCGTTGCCGAACACGAGGAAGGCCAACGCCTTGATAACTATCTGATAAAAATCCTCAAAGGCGTCCCGAAAAGCCATATCCACCGCATTATCCGCGCCGGCGAAGTGCGGCTGAACAAAAAACGCTGCAACCCCGACAACCGCATTCAGGCAGGCGATACCGTCCGCATTCCGCCGATACGCATCGCCGAAAAACAAAGGCCGTCTGAAAGCCAGGCCGCGCCTGCGCGCGAGTTTAACATCGTTTACGAAGACGATGCGCTTTTGGTCATCAACAAACCGTCCGGCGTCGCCGTCCACGGCGGCAGCGGCGTGAGCTTCGGCGTCATCGAACAAATCCGCCGCGCCCGTCCCGAAGCGCGTTATCTCGAACTCGTCCACCGCCTCGACAAAGACACCAGCGGCCTTTTGATGATAGCCAAAAAACGCAGCGCCTTGGTGAAACTACACGAAGCCATCCGCAACGACCATCCGAAAAAAATCTATCTCGCGCTGGGTGTCGGCAGGCTGCCGAACGACCGCTTCCACATCAAACTCCCCCTGTTCAAATACACCGGCGCACAAGGCGAAAAAATGGTGCGCGTCAGCGAAGACGGCCAATCCGCCCATACCATCTTCCGCGTGTTAAACCGTTTTTCAGACGGCCTTTTGCACCAAGTCGGCCTGTCCGACCTAACCTTTGTCGAAGCCACCCTGAAAACCGGCCGCACCCACCAAATCCGCGTCCACCTGCAATCACAAGACTGCCCCATTGCCGGCGACGAACGCTACGGCGACTATCAAGCCAACAAACGCCTGCAGAAACTCGGTTTGAAAAGAATGTTCCTGCACGCTTCCGAGCTGCACCTCGCCCATCCGCTGACCGGCGAAAAACTGATTCTGAAAGCCCCCCTGCCGCAAGAATTGGCGCAATTTGTTGTAATGTTGGAAAATCAGGAAAAGGCCGTCTGA
- the fabI gene encoding enoyl-ACP reductase FabI — protein MGFLQGKKILITGMISERSIAYGIAKACREQGAELAFTYVVDKLEERVRKMAAELGSELVFRCDVASDDEINQVFVDLGKHWDGLDGLVHSIGFAPKEALSGDFLDSISREAFNTAHEISAYSLPALAKAARPMMQGRNAAIVALSYLGAVRAIPNYNVMGMAKASLEAGIRFTAACLGKEGIRCNGISAGPIKTLAASGIADLSKLLGHVASHNPLGRNVTTEEVGNTAAFLLSDLASGITGEITYVDGGYSINALNDEEN, from the coding sequence ATGGGCTTTTTGCAAGGCAAAAAAATTCTGATTACCGGCATGATCTCCGAGCGTTCCATCGCTTACGGCATCGCCAAAGCCTGCCGCGAACAAGGCGCGGAATTGGCATTCACTTATGTTGTCGACAAACTGGAAGAGCGCGTCCGTAAAATGGCAGCCGAACTCGGCTCCGAACTCGTGTTCCGCTGCGACGTTGCCAGCGACGACGAAATCAACCAAGTTTTCGTTGACTTGGGCAAACACTGGGATGGCTTGGACGGCTTGGTTCACTCCATCGGCTTCGCCCCTAAAGAAGCTTTGAGCGGCGACTTCCTCGACAGCATCAGCCGCGAAGCGTTTAATACCGCTCACGAAATCTCCGCATACAGCCTGCCTGCGCTGGCAAAAGCCGCCCGTCCGATGATGCAGGGCCGCAACGCCGCAATCGTTGCCCTGAGCTACTTGGGCGCCGTTCGTGCCATTCCTAACTACAACGTTATGGGCATGGCCAAAGCCAGCCTCGAAGCCGGCATCCGCTTCACTGCCGCCTGCCTGGGCAAAGAAGGCATCCGCTGCAACGGCATCTCCGCAGGCCCGATCAAAACCCTGGCTGCTTCCGGCATCGCCGATTTAAGCAAACTCTTGGGCCACGTCGCTTCCCACAACCCATTGGGCCGCAACGTTACCACCGAAGAAGTCGGTAACACAGCCGCCTTCCTGCTGTCCGACCTCGCTTCCGGCATCACCGGCGAGATTACCTACGTTGACGGCGGTTACAGCATCAATGCGCTGAACGACGAAGAAAACTAA
- a CDS encoding aminotransferase class IV, which translates to MNMHKNTRLPPSLDLDILNGIMRQAVLQQLQTYLGADTIIETHITRDMLERAEKIRLSNALRGVFEADLVY; encoded by the coding sequence ATGAACATGCACAAAAACACCCGTCTCCCCCCGTCTCTGGATTTGGATATCCTCAACGGCATCATGCGCCAAGCCGTGTTGCAGCAGCTGCAAACCTACTTGGGCGCGGACACCATCATCGAAACACACATCACCCGCGACATGCTCGAACGCGCAGAAAAAATCCGCCTCTCCAACGCCTTGAGAGGCGTGTTTGAGGCGGATTTGGTGTACTAG